A window of Podarcis muralis chromosome 10, rPodMur119.hap1.1, whole genome shotgun sequence genomic DNA:
tgatcaAGTGCTTTGTGGGGACACATCacaaaagtgatggtgctgatttaggtagtgggctgcatgtgcatgatatctgctgaaggtgcaaccccccccccaacttatacataaattcctgcaacagtctGGACTagcaggggcttatggggtgggaGTAGGATAGaggttgcaggaaggaaggggtggggggacacaaccccccactttccagggatccctctctggtcgccttgaaggggTGGCCGATTCCTGGGCGGGAGGAAGAAGCCAAGGTGGTCTCTCCAGAGAATCCCCGTGAGCTCCAAGATGGAGACGTGTCATCAAATACTGGTCTACCTAGCACTCCCCCCCCaatgctgcccttccctgccccagggatgctccccctccccacttcctcgaCCCCCTCCCTCTGTCCCAGAGTCTCCCCTGAACCCAAAGTCCCCCCTTGGCGTGGCTCATCCGTCGCCCTGCGCCCCCCATCTCTCCATCcggagggccccccccccaagacgagCAGGGGAggacaggggggtctctatccaaGCGCCCCTCACgcccgttaaccctttcatggccCACCTCTTTCCGCGCGGAACCCACAGCGCCCCAGGGATGCCTGCGCGGGGAAATGGGGCGATGGGGCTTCGTTGAGATCCCCTGGGTGGGCTTCCTAAGGGCCCAAGGAAAACCCCCTTCGCAGCACGCGTGCAGGGATCCAGATCCACGAAAGGCGCTTTGGGGAGCTGGAGGGGGTCTCTGGATCCTTCTCTCGCCTccccccgcgacccctttacctctttgtcctcgctcgcgaatctcctttcctttcctgcaacatccacgtggggggggggatttacctgccgcccctcctcccctttccgaaagcgccCGCCCCTAGAGCTGCGGCGCAGAGCCCCAATCCGGCGCAAAAGCTCCACTTGCGGGAGAAGCAGGCAGTTTGGGAGAggtctctttccccccccctccccactcccggAACAGAAGTCGGAtggcgaggaagaggaagaggaggaggagatgcaacGTATGGGGGCGGGATTTGGGGTTGTGGTGGCGGGGTGAGAgaaggatgtgccgggaggggaggggaggaatgggggtggggagaggaaggttttccccctcccttctttcttcTGGGGATCAAGAgagcgggggaggggctgatcccggcAATCCACTCGCAAAGTGGGGTCTCGCACCCCAAAATGTTTACATTGcaaaatccctccctcccccaccccacgccaCGAGATTAGATCCGTCCGTGTTTTAGGTACTGGTGCACGTTGAGCAGCGGCTTGGACTCTGTGAATCCTGTGTTAAGGGAAAAAATGGGGCTTTGGCTTTTGCACACACAGCCCCGACACCCAGGTAAAATTCATGCAAGgagtgaagcagcccagaactaaaGCGCGTTGGAATTCGTACATCCTCAGATaggttttttcacctcctccttccttgcagagaaacatttggtcagctggGGAGTCAAAATgatttcaggactgtcttcctgtgctgtttTGGACATGTGCTGTTTTGGACAACAACAGGCTCCCAGCTCTGTATATGTCTATGTATTTTATTGTCTCTATCTCTTTTTGTGTGCTTTGTGTTGAGAATTGTGTTTCCAGCTCAGCCAAGGGAGCTGGGGCTGGAGGGCCAGCTGTGTGTGTGagtctgtgtctctgtgtgtgggaGAGTGAGTGTGGGGACCCCACCCCCATGCAACAAGAGGCTCCCAGCTCTGTATATGTCTATGTATTTTATTGACTCTATCTCTTTTTGTGTGCTTTGCGTTGAGAATTGTGTTTCCAGCTCAGCCAAGGGAGCTGGGGCTGGAGGGccagctgtgtgtgagagagagactgagtgtggGAACCCCACCCCATGCAACAAGAGGCTCCCAGCTCTGGGTATGTCTATGTATTTTATTGGCTCTATCTTGGCCAAGGGGGGCTGATGCTGTGAGGAAACAGGAGATTTCTCACTTTGTGTTTTGCTTGAAGGTTCCTGCAACATCTTGGAAGGGCAACAAGTCCCCCTTGGGTAACAACTTAAGCAGGAgctcataatggggggggggggttccccacaCTCACAGGAGGAATGGACTCCGTTACAAGGCATGGTGAATAATTTTGGCAAATTCGAGCGCAAATACGGTGGAGTGATGAACCCCAAACGACTGAGAACTCCCTgcgaacagcccccccccccggtctcatAGGATCTGGACCTAACCAACCAGGTCTTTAGAAGCGTGACAAAACACCCTGGATGTTCGGAGCAGTTAGCATATGCAGACTCCTGGGTAGTGGTCCTGAGAGAGAGCTCTACGTGGCTACAGAAATTGAAAGGAGACTATTGTACCTCTCTGATGGTGCAGTGGGCACTGAAGGAGACAAAAGTAATCAAACCCCAAAAGAAAGAACACTTTTCCAGAGGAGGGGTGAAAAAGAAATAATCAATGTGGTCCCCAACGATTCCCACTATTACGGAATGGGGGGTCATATAAACAGaattttactcccaagtaaaccaCGTAGgacccgaggcgatgacctcaagggaaccccGCTATACAAGGGCTCCCCTCGTCCTGTCACAATGTTGCACCAAGCACCACACAAAACCCCAACACCCCAAGAATAAAGTGCCATTTCTGACTGTGTATCCCGGTGCTATATACAGGCAGGCAGTATGAATGAAGGATGTATTTTTTGAATGAACAATTTATTTACATGAGGATGCTTCCTGACCAATCAAATCGCGACAAATCTAGCCCTTCAGCCAATCCCAGCAATGCTATGGCTCTGCAGGAGCTGCTCAGCGCAGCTATCTTCCACAATTCAGTGACAAGGTGACAACAGCTCCagctgagagaacaatggactaAGTTCATCGAAACCTCATTAACTTGTAATCCACTCATAAAACTGGATCTGATGTAGTGAGGCCAATTCAAGTCATTTCCGAACCCACTGTCTGTATTGTGAATAGCCAAAAACGCTTAGAAATTCATAGGAAATCACTGGTTTCAACGATTCTCTTCATTCCATCGCCAATTTGCGTCATTGGCTAAGGGCTTGGAAACCACTCGGTccccgccataatccctcaagcgggaggtcacgtactcacaggaaggtactcatttgtgacaatcgctgggcaaaagctctcctctgGACTTGCCCAGGtgccagactatgcaaaccaaagttctattgttcttttgcagtaggtgcttagaatgtactccCAATACATATCCTGTGTTTGCCTGTTACCCTGAGACATTACTCCTATGTGAATCAtgtgtaaccctccccttttctgatgtagtgatgatgtagCAATAATGTAGTGATGATGCTCCACGAACTgcatgctgggataagatagaaacttttaaaagtctttgtcaccccatcctcggggttcaattcctctttCAACCTGTTGCATAATAAACTTTTgctctacagctatttgctctggtgggtggctggactccttcctttattccgcagggacccacgggctcccCAACGAGCTGGGTGGCTGAGGAGCCTCACACCtgggtcccccctcccccgtAACACCAAATTAGCCCTTTATTGGCCAGACCTAGGAGTTTTGATAGCCTTTGGGGGCATACAAGATCAGGACTCTGAGCCTTattcccttgggggtttcccagctggtgcctcccccctttcacccagccagtccatgacagcaacagcagcaacagtaaaTTCAGTACGATAATAATATGTACATTGGTCCTCTGGCAGGAAGATTAATAACTTCTGGGACTATAGAAAAGTACtatcttccccaaaccccagaataagAAGGAGCTCTGGGGTCGCCCCATGGGGTTCATGAGTGAAGATGGGACCCATCAGGAGACTTTCCTGgtacctgcagcccctccttccctctcttgcaataaggcttggggggaaatctcccattaaattacagtattttaagtTTTCTTCTGAATGTGTAGGAGACAGGGAGAGGTTCTAGTGAAGAAGCAGAGTTTGGAGATCACACGTGGTGGGGGTGagagagtttggtgcaaaaaccagTCACACACAAATGCACCCATTTTGCATGCTTGAGTAcagcaactccagggcatgagcTAAGTATAACCAGGATAGGGGCCACGTGTAAAGCAATTCCCATGCTTAGGTCAAAAAcgcacacagaggcagcaggagttcttcagtaatagtttactgatctttcaaagcatacagttctcactgggtccccagtgaggcTCAAAACTTAGCTCCTGAGAacaaatccagtttcagcagtAGAAAAATACAGCACACAAGATATCTACATCAGGCAGACACAcaccggcagaagggagcaagggaggaaagaggctggaaggacacagggcaaaggATGTGTGTCTTTCGCTTCCTGTCGTCTTGGAGGGACGTCAGCAACTTTGCATCTGCAGGGGCTTCacgaagaaaagctttctgccggCTGCTTCCAGGCAAATGGGCATCCCAGAAACACACACTGTGATCTGTGGTGTGTTGCCATATCAATTGTTTTGAAAGGTTATCACAATGTGGTCTAGAAACCAGTATGggacaatatatcgcccagccctcaCTGACCACCAAGAAATCCAGATAAACCCTCACCCTTTCTCTACCGAAAGGTACTTTACATCTTAGATCATAATCACATTGTTTGAcattgccttcaatatttcattacTATAGAGTTTACCACATAAATACCAGAACTTCACATACACAACATGTGTTAAAGActgatttcctgctgagttcagttCTGTGAAGAAATGAGTGGACACTGAAAGGAACACGTCCCGCACTCCATACATATAAATGGGTTCTTCCTTGTGAGAGTCCCTGgatgttccttaaacactccattgtaaataaagcactttttgcaatcttttcatttaaactgcttctcctctttgggtttgttgatggtttgtagggtttcaactcctaaagttcttcctgttcATGAGTCTGTTGATATAGGACttccactaggactgaacctcTATCTACTTTCCTGATAGTTATAAGGTTTGTGTTTTGTGTGAGTTTGTTCACATAAATCAGGGGTTCCACTCTGACTGCAGCTCCTTCCACAGTCCATACTTTTAAACAGTTTGCCCCCTGTGTgtctgctgatgttttctaagatttcgattctgactgaagctctttccacactccatgcatttaaatggtttctcccgtgtgagtccgttgatgcatattgaggtgtccactcttactgaagctctttccacactccatacatttatatggtttctcccctgtgtgaatccgctggtgtaatttaaggtctccattctgactgaagcactttccgcattccatacattcaaatggtttctcccctgtgtgagtccgttgatgtgttttaAGGTTTCCAttattactaaagctctttccgcactccatacatttaaatggcttttctcctgtgtgagtccgttgatgtatattgaggtgtccactctggctgaagctctttccgcactccatacatttatatggtttctcccctgtgtgagtccgttgatgttttctaagggatCCGTGATCACTAAAGCTTTTTTCGcaatccatgcatttaaatggtttctcccctgtgtgagtccgttgatgtcttctaagttttccattatcactaaagctctttccgcattccatacatttatatggtttctcccctgtgtgagtccgttgatgttttctaagggatccattatcactaaagctctttccacactccatacatttatatggtttttcacccgtgtgagtccgttgatgtatattgaggtgttcactctgactgaaactctttccacactccatacatttatatggtttctctcctgtgtgagtctgttgatgtcttCGGAGGGttgcattgaaactgaagctttttccgcactccatacatttaaatggtttctcccctgtgtgagtccgttgatgtgtattgaggtgtccactcttaATGAAgtgctttccacactccatgcatttaaatggtttctcccctgtgtgaatccgctggtgtaatttcaggtctccattctgactgaagctctttccacactccgtaCATTTAAATTGTTTCTCTCCTGTTTGTGTCCGTTGATgcatattgaggtgtccactctgactgaaactTTTCCTACACTCCATAACTTTAAGTGGTTTCTCCCCTGTTGGAGGTcgttgatgtgaactatgtgtgctcattcaaTTACGCATATTGCagatttcacacattttaatttctattcctAATGAAACGAAAGGAGCCCCATTCACTGGAGTTCTGACTgtcttctccatctccttcttcagagtgggaggaaagggaaTCCTGTTTGGGTTTAAAGGAAGAGAACTaagggaaagagaacacatcaaGCTCCATTAGCACCTTCTCCTATTTCAACGTCTCCTACATTCCCTCACATCCTACCCATGTTCCCAATTTTTAGGAGCAGAAGTTGGAATGTCAAATGATAGTAATTCATGAGCAACTTTCAAAATCCTCAATCAATGTTAATAAAGCagcttgattttttaaagaatgatGTGCTGTCTCATCTCTTGCCCGTCTTCTGACGCAGGACTATCCTAAAATgacactgaaaagcaggatattcaagGCAAATAGATAAACTGTACTTAGTGGAATGTGTAGTACCTTGAAAATATTGTATTGATTCACTAATGGCCTGAAGTTGTGTCATTTCTGGGGACATGAATTTGTTCCTGTTCTGTCTTAAATATCATAATCATACGATGTCATGGGGTGTTAGGCGAGcggtagtacctttggtgggggAAATGTCATGCACCTTATGGGGTAATTTATCCaccattggtccccaccctgcactcagctctcacctgtggcttccagaagctgtcagcatgcaaaagAGGCCATAATCCCAGGAACGGCTTCAAccagccggctaaaccaggtgaggatacctgatgggtctcaaattctTGGTGAgttggggaattctgctgcaggtgaaggcaggccctggtggatggagaggatggGAACAACAATGAATtccacagtcaagaaggcagattctgcccattctgcagaggaaagtgagggcagatggggctcgtcaaccaaGGAAGGGAGCCCattgagaaggaaaactctggacgTAATACTTTGGTGCACTCCCTCACTTCCTCTTgagttatcttcaggagaagaaaatgctatGGAGGAAAacctacagaaatccagagtggagtctctaaggcggttggatggtgccctgcacacctccttccagccactcctgcagccaagctggtgcctaacGTACTCCTCGGCTTTCCTTGGGACCATATAAGccaggctgagaagggggtcttgttgtctaggcagccctgaacccccaaacacactgcccaggcagtgttgctaacacagcagtttcaggCCGAGAAATGAGCTCAGACCTGTGTATCAAAATCTCTCCAATGTGGAATATGTAAAA
This region includes:
- the LOC114605989 gene encoding LOW QUALITY PROTEIN: uncharacterized protein LOC114605989 (The sequence of the model RefSeq protein was modified relative to this genomic sequence to represent the inferred CDS: deleted 2 bases in 1 codon); amino-acid sequence: MSTHSSHQRPPTGEKPFKGMECGKSFIQSEHLNIHQWTHTEEKPFKCLECGKSFSTRGNLRTHQLIHTGAKPYKCMECGKSFSQSGHLNIHQRTHTGEKPFKCMECGKSFSENGKLKTHQRTHTGEKPFKCMECGKIFSKNGNLRTHQRTHTGEKPYKCMECGKCFSQNGVLKLHQRIHTGEKSYKCTECGKSFSQNGDLRKHQRTHTGEKPFKCMECGKSFSFNATLRIHQRTHTGEKPFKCLECGKCFSENGDLRKHQRIHTGEKPFKCMECGKCFSQSAHFNIHQRTHTGEKPFKCMECGKSFSQNGNLNMHQRTQTGEKQFKCTECGKSFSQNGDLKLHQRIHTGEKPFKCMECGKHFIKSGHLNTHQRTHTGEKPFKCMECGKSFSFNATLRRHQQTHTGEKPYKCMECGKSFSQSEHLNIHQRTHTGEKPYKCMECGKSFSDNGSLRKHQRTHTGEKPYKCMECGKSFSDNGKLRRHQRTHTGEKPFKCMDCEKSFSDHGSLRKHQRTHTGEKPYKCMECGKSFSQSGHLNIHQRTHTGEKPFKCMECGKSFSNNGNLKTHQRTHTGEKPFECMECGKCFSQNGDLKLHQRIHTGEKPYKCMECGKSFSKSGHLNMHQRTHTRNHLNAWSVERASVRIEILENISRHTGGKLFKSMDCGRSCSQSGTPDLCEQTHTKHKPYNYQESR